A single Crateriforma conspicua DNA region contains:
- a CDS encoding serine/threonine-protein kinase, translating to MTDDHTLDQTPLARSASKRLSMQATTPPAEVPGYRLIKFLGSGAFGQVWVGRDLNTGRGVAVKFYLHRGGVNWSLLSREVKNLVQLSANRHVVQVLEVGWDADPPYYVMELITGGSLEEMLKSRGRLPVQEAVEIFRKICVGLNHCHSKGVLHCDVKPANILMGDDQEPRLADFGQSRMSHDQTPALGTLFYMAPEQADLDANPDASWDVYAAGAILFQMLVGKPPYRDESLISRIDTAGSLPKRLRQYQQAIASQPPVMERLARSGIDRPLQRILAKSLANDPEDRYRNVQQILADLQERENNRARRPLLLLGIVGPLLLLAATSIFAARSINRASESTTEALRTEAFGSNQLAARFAAKTLQSEIERYFALAIDEAKRPEFQETLQEFLTDPEIKRQRERIAKADGNDAGNVRADAREEIYNAPKRVALDEYLYQRLGNHVGEGARRPLATMFVTDRFGTIVAIAYDNPVTKDRNSAGRNFSYRNYFHGGRDDLQKPALNEQVAQVPPLTETRFSAAFQSTASGLWKVAISTPVYLSNDSDSPDAVFVTTINLGEFPLLQRQQNQRDAKQAGSGQLAADNQVAVLVEARQGDQRGTILEHPFLRDRRAAGDATIDKQFKISPGLMDRLIEGGDVDYRDPVASDPEGQAYRGEWIAAMQPIELPNLDVESVAGPNATSSDADAENNSNVEGESGTQANSSKPDTDLLVLVQYRLSKVFAPVGQMRRSLFIEGAAAMLSVLLVTMVMWYFVWRANNKTQEELSDSVMEHSGLTETIPVQN from the coding sequence TTGACAGACGATCATACGCTCGACCAGACGCCCCTGGCTCGCTCGGCCAGCAAACGGCTGTCCATGCAGGCGACGACGCCTCCGGCCGAGGTGCCGGGGTATCGATTGATCAAGTTTTTGGGATCGGGAGCGTTCGGCCAAGTCTGGGTCGGTCGTGACTTGAACACCGGTCGCGGTGTGGCAGTGAAGTTTTATCTGCACCGCGGGGGTGTCAATTGGTCGTTGCTCAGTCGTGAGGTCAAAAACCTAGTCCAGCTGTCGGCCAACCGGCATGTGGTTCAGGTCTTGGAGGTCGGCTGGGATGCGGACCCGCCTTACTACGTGATGGAATTGATCACCGGCGGGTCACTGGAGGAGATGTTAAAGTCGCGGGGGCGATTACCGGTCCAAGAAGCGGTGGAAATCTTTCGCAAGATTTGCGTCGGGTTGAACCATTGCCACAGCAAGGGGGTGCTGCACTGCGACGTCAAGCCGGCCAATATTTTGATGGGCGACGACCAAGAACCTCGGCTGGCGGATTTCGGTCAAAGTCGTATGTCGCACGACCAAACGCCCGCGTTGGGAACGCTGTTTTACATGGCACCCGAGCAAGCCGACTTGGACGCAAACCCGGATGCCAGTTGGGACGTTTATGCCGCCGGCGCGATCCTGTTCCAGATGCTGGTGGGCAAACCGCCTTATCGCGATGAATCGCTGATCTCGCGAATCGATACCGCCGGATCGCTGCCCAAACGATTGCGCCAATACCAACAAGCGATCGCTTCCCAACCGCCCGTCATGGAACGGCTGGCCCGCAGCGGTATCGATCGTCCGTTGCAACGCATCCTGGCAAAGTCGCTGGCGAATGATCCGGAAGATCGCTACCGGAACGTTCAACAGATCTTGGCCGATTTGCAGGAACGCGAAAACAATCGTGCCCGCCGCCCTCTGTTGCTGTTGGGAATCGTGGGACCGCTATTGTTGTTGGCGGCGACATCGATCTTTGCCGCTCGAAGCATCAACCGCGCCAGCGAAAGTACGACCGAAGCTTTGCGAACCGAAGCCTTTGGCAGCAACCAATTGGCCGCTCGGTTTGCCGCCAAAACACTGCAGTCAGAAATCGAACGCTATTTCGCATTGGCGATCGACGAGGCCAAGCGGCCGGAGTTTCAAGAAACACTGCAAGAATTTCTGACCGATCCCGAGATCAAACGACAGCGCGAGCGAATCGCAAAAGCCGATGGCAATGACGCGGGAAACGTGCGTGCCGATGCCAGAGAAGAAATCTACAACGCGCCCAAACGCGTCGCCTTGGACGAATACTTGTACCAACGACTCGGCAATCACGTGGGTGAAGGTGCGCGTCGACCTTTGGCGACGATGTTTGTCACCGATCGCTTTGGGACGATCGTCGCCATTGCGTACGACAATCCGGTGACCAAGGACCGCAACAGTGCAGGCCGCAACTTTTCATACCGGAACTATTTTCACGGCGGCCGTGACGATCTGCAAAAGCCCGCATTGAATGAACAGGTGGCACAGGTCCCGCCGCTGACGGAAACGCGATTTTCCGCCGCCTTTCAAAGCACCGCGTCTGGATTATGGAAGGTGGCGATCAGCACGCCGGTTTATTTGTCGAACGATTCCGATTCGCCCGACGCGGTCTTCGTGACCACGATCAATTTGGGTGAGTTTCCGTTGCTGCAGCGTCAGCAGAATCAACGGGATGCCAAGCAGGCAGGTTCCGGCCAACTGGCCGCCGACAACCAAGTGGCCGTTTTGGTCGAGGCCCGTCAGGGTGATCAACGCGGCACCATCTTGGAACACCCTTTCTTGCGTGACCGGCGGGCGGCGGGTGACGCCACCATCGATAAACAGTTCAAGATTTCTCCCGGTCTGATGGATCGGCTGATCGAAGGTGGCGATGTCGATTACCGTGATCCGGTTGCCAGCGATCCCGAGGGGCAGGCCTATCGGGGTGAGTGGATCGCCGCCATGCAACCGATTGAACTGCCCAATCTGGATGTCGAATCGGTCGCTGGGCCGAACGCGACGTCTTCCGACGCTGATGCCGAAAACAATTCAAACGTCGAAGGCGAATCTGGTACACAGGCGAACAGTTCAAAGCCCGACACCGATCTTTTGGTCTTGGTCCAATACAGGCTTTCCAAGGTGTTCGCACCGGTCGGCCAAATGCGACGATCGCTGTTCATCGAAGGGGCCGCCGCCATGCTGTCGGTCCTTTTGGTGACGATGGTGATGTGGTATTTCGTGTGGCGTGCGAACAACAAAACTCAAGAAGAACTTTCCGATTCGGTCATGGAACACTCCGGATTGACCGAAACCATTCCCGTTCAAAACTGA
- a CDS encoding amidohydrolase family protein, protein MIQTVEQMCRFAILACCVFVVAQAEISWSDATPPTTTTTSQTHSKPAADVDASTAETIQSPIRPPGDSAAPLDGSEGRELLLRNFRPQSKLKVHRTEIPKASFPVVDVHTHFMFKLRENRQALNDFVAVMDRNGIAVCVSLDGRLDGTFGRHRDFLWKHHHDRFVIFAHLDWRGDGVEDQASTWACNQPGFAQRAAARIRHSVDEGASGLKIFKNFGLRYRYPDGSLIKIDDRRFDPIWKACGELGIPVIMHTADPAAFFDPVDATNERWEELSRHPDWSFYGDEFPSRSELLEARNRVIRRHPETTFIGAHVANNPEDLNEVAAWLDQMPNLVVEFASRIGELGRQPYTARRFMIRYADRIMFGTDGPQPEARLNAYWRFLETKDESFAYSEKIPPPQGMWNIHGVGLPPDVLKKIYHLNAAKFIPGVAERLPPSVP, encoded by the coding sequence ATGATTCAGACGGTAGAACAAATGTGCCGGTTCGCCATCCTGGCATGTTGTGTTTTTGTCGTCGCACAGGCGGAAATCTCGTGGTCCGATGCGACGCCTCCGACAACGACGACAACGTCCCAGACACATTCCAAGCCCGCAGCCGACGTCGACGCATCAACGGCCGAAACGATCCAGTCGCCGATACGACCACCAGGTGACTCCGCCGCTCCGCTGGACGGATCCGAGGGACGCGAGTTGTTACTGCGGAATTTTCGTCCGCAATCGAAATTGAAGGTTCACCGGACCGAGATTCCCAAAGCGTCCTTCCCGGTCGTCGATGTTCACACACATTTCATGTTCAAGTTGCGTGAGAACCGACAAGCTCTGAACGACTTTGTCGCCGTGATGGACCGAAACGGAATCGCCGTTTGCGTTTCTTTGGATGGTCGACTGGACGGAACATTTGGCCGTCATCGCGATTTCCTTTGGAAGCATCATCACGATCGTTTTGTCATCTTCGCTCACTTGGATTGGCGTGGTGACGGTGTGGAAGACCAGGCGTCCACATGGGCCTGCAATCAGCCTGGCTTTGCCCAGCGTGCGGCTGCCCGGATCCGACACTCCGTCGACGAAGGCGCCAGCGGATTGAAAATCTTCAAGAATTTTGGGCTGCGTTATCGCTATCCCGACGGCAGCCTGATCAAGATCGACGACCGTCGATTCGATCCGATCTGGAAGGCTTGTGGCGAACTGGGTATCCCCGTGATCATGCACACCGCTGATCCGGCGGCTTTTTTTGATCCGGTCGATGCCACCAACGAACGCTGGGAAGAATTGAGCCGGCATCCCGACTGGAGCTTCTACGGAGATGAATTTCCCAGCCGAAGCGAACTGCTGGAAGCCCGCAATCGTGTCATCCGGCGGCATCCCGAAACGACGTTCATCGGCGCTCACGTTGCAAACAACCCAGAAGACCTGAACGAAGTTGCAGCATGGCTGGACCAAATGCCCAACTTGGTTGTCGAATTTGCTTCACGCATCGGCGAACTGGGAAGACAGCCGTACACGGCACGTCGATTTATGATTCGCTATGCCGACCGCATCATGTTCGGCACCGATGGACCGCAACCCGAAGCACGCTTGAATGCCTATTGGCGTTTCTTGGAAACCAAGGATGAATCGTTTGCCTACAGCGAAAAGATCCCGCCTCCGCAAGGCATGTGGAACATTCATGGGGTTGGGCTGCCCCCGGACGTGCTAAAAAAGATCTATCATCTAAACGCGGCGAAGTTCATCCCAGGTGTGGCCGAACGTTTGCCGCCGTCGGTCCCATGA
- a CDS encoding Gfo/Idh/MocA family protein, which produces MMSSQQVPQQDHVCFDGGSLQSSHMPTRRDALRSAAAATVGLGYHAATTAASPLESDAPSDVIRIGVIGTGNRARQLMDQLPKAARVVAICDCYQKRADETLAKFDAKWPTYSNHRQMLDRESLDAVIIATPDHGRSLPCIDACQAGLDVYAEKPLTAYVSEGREIVRAARQNNTVFQVGTQQRTMEINDYLCRQIREGNLGRVRFVQAVNYTGPKRYQRLPAEPIPQGDDWDRWCGPTPLRPFHSSLQFGWMQWRAYSGGEMTNWGAHGVDQIQWALGKSLTGPTQFIPVTGGPNGKVTARYDDGLEVRFELDQGPQGGAIFQCDAGKVEINRNRFATNPADLIKNAPDSAVQAKWEKPGWIAGPHLANWLQCIRTRQRPNADVEIGHRSITFCHLVNLTRELGRTLNWDPKRETFINDDEANSLLTRPRRSGYELPVT; this is translated from the coding sequence ATGATGTCGAGCCAACAAGTGCCGCAGCAGGACCACGTCTGCTTCGACGGTGGTTCTTTGCAATCCAGTCACATGCCGACTCGGCGTGACGCATTGCGATCCGCTGCGGCGGCAACCGTGGGGCTGGGTTATCACGCCGCGACCACCGCCGCATCGCCCTTGGAATCCGACGCACCATCGGACGTCATCCGTATCGGTGTGATTGGAACTGGAAACCGCGCACGACAACTGATGGACCAACTGCCCAAGGCGGCTCGGGTCGTGGCAATTTGCGATTGTTATCAAAAGCGTGCCGATGAAACTCTGGCCAAGTTTGATGCAAAGTGGCCGACCTATTCGAATCACCGTCAAATGCTGGACCGTGAATCGCTTGACGCGGTGATCATCGCAACGCCCGATCACGGCCGATCGCTGCCTTGCATCGATGCCTGCCAGGCGGGACTTGACGTTTATGCAGAAAAGCCACTGACCGCCTATGTCAGTGAAGGTCGCGAGATTGTTCGTGCCGCACGCCAGAACAACACGGTGTTTCAGGTCGGCACGCAACAACGCACGATGGAGATCAACGACTATCTATGCCGCCAAATTCGCGAAGGCAACTTGGGCCGCGTCCGTTTCGTCCAAGCGGTGAACTACACCGGACCGAAACGCTACCAGCGCCTGCCCGCCGAACCCATCCCGCAGGGCGACGACTGGGATCGATGGTGTGGCCCCACACCGCTGCGACCGTTTCATTCGTCGTTACAGTTCGGCTGGATGCAATGGCGTGCCTACAGCGGCGGTGAAATGACCAACTGGGGTGCCCACGGGGTCGACCAGATTCAATGGGCACTGGGGAAAAGTCTGACCGGACCGACGCAGTTCATCCCCGTTACCGGCGGCCCCAATGGGAAGGTCACGGCACGCTACGACGACGGTTTGGAAGTGCGATTCGAATTGGACCAGGGGCCCCAGGGCGGTGCCATTTTTCAATGCGACGCGGGCAAGGTTGAAATCAACCGAAATCGTTTTGCGACCAATCCAGCCGACTTGATCAAGAACGCACCTGATTCGGCGGTGCAAGCCAAGTGGGAAAAACCGGGCTGGATCGCCGGTCCGCACCTGGCCAATTGGCTGCAGTGCATCCGCACGCGACAACGCCCCAACGCGGACGTCGAAATTGGACATCGCAGCATCACGTTTTGCCATCTGGTGAATCTAACACGCGAACTGGGTCGCACACTGAATTGGGATCCGAAACGCGAAACCTTCATCAATGACGATGAAGCCAATTCATTGCTGACGCGTCCGCGACGCAGCGGTTATGAGTTGCCAGTGACATAA
- a CDS encoding SRPBCC family protein: MPAFHIQRTHRIAASAEQVFDAIADFRTWTTWSPWLKIDPDPTVTISTDPSSVGSTYDWQGDLVGQGGMKHRWLDRPRKIEIDLHFIKPFKSQSEVRFDIRSVGDETEVTWHMIGKLPWFLFWMKSSMEMFVGMDYERGLQMLAEYVKTGTVTSKLDVQGVQSLDRLRVLGIRESCSMDDIGPVMEKVFEKVHQRIAASGVNVPGNMISVYHPTCDLKTRYFDFTCGIETTDTDVTVDGLDELTVDAGRYLKVRHTGRYQHLGNAWSGAAQYCQYKKLKMAKEPGLEFYPNSPQDTDPADLITDVYMAIKG, from the coding sequence ATGCCAGCTTTCCATATCCAACGCACGCATCGAATTGCCGCATCCGCCGAACAGGTGTTCGACGCCATTGCCGACTTTCGCACCTGGACCACGTGGTCGCCATGGCTGAAGATCGACCCCGATCCGACCGTGACCATTTCGACCGATCCGTCCAGCGTCGGGTCCACCTATGACTGGCAGGGTGACTTGGTCGGGCAGGGCGGCATGAAGCATCGCTGGCTGGATCGTCCACGCAAAATCGAAATCGATCTTCATTTCATCAAGCCGTTCAAATCTCAGTCCGAAGTGCGATTCGACATTCGGTCGGTCGGCGATGAAACCGAAGTCACCTGGCACATGATCGGCAAACTGCCGTGGTTTCTGTTTTGGATGAAGTCCAGCATGGAAATGTTCGTCGGCATGGACTACGAACGAGGGCTTCAAATGCTGGCCGAGTACGTGAAAACCGGTACCGTCACTTCAAAACTAGACGTCCAGGGCGTTCAATCACTCGATCGACTTCGCGTCTTGGGAATTCGTGAATCTTGCAGCATGGACGACATCGGTCCGGTGATGGAAAAGGTCTTTGAAAAAGTCCATCAACGGATCGCGGCATCAGGCGTGAATGTTCCCGGGAACATGATCAGCGTTTATCACCCGACCTGCGATTTAAAAACGCGATACTTTGATTTTACTTGCGGTATCGAAACGACGGACACCGATGTCACCGTCGACGGACTGGACGAACTGACCGTCGACGCCGGTCGTTACTTGAAAGTTCGACACACCGGCCGCTATCAACATCTGGGTAACGCTTGGTCCGGTGCGGCGCAGTATTGCCAGTACAAGAAATTGAAGATGGCGAAAGAACCCGGCTTGGAGTTTTATCCCAATTCGCCGCAAGACACCGATCCGGCCGATCTGATCACCGATGTCTACATGGCGATCAAAGGCTGA